From the Vibrio alginolyticus NBRC 15630 = ATCC 17749 genome, one window contains:
- the hutC gene encoding histidine utilization repressor, with the protein MSAPLYIQIKQFILDKIDAGEWVVGHRIATEIELTEQFGVSRMTVNKAIRDLVNEGRLQRRPRLGTFVCDPGEKSESPLLDIRNIAEEVSDRGRKYGSKVLKQIAIKADDNIATKLGVMLGTTVFYSEIIHYEDQTPIQLELRWVNSQYAPSYLNQDFTQITPNQYLSDNCPLSAIEHTVEAIVPESRIKQDLKMQANEPCLLLNRRTWSQDKLVSTALLYHPGNKYKLSSKVLI; encoded by the coding sequence ATGTCTGCACCGCTCTACATTCAAATTAAACAATTTATCCTGGATAAAATTGATGCTGGAGAGTGGGTAGTTGGTCATCGCATCGCCACCGAGATTGAGCTTACCGAGCAATTTGGTGTCAGTAGAATGACAGTGAACAAAGCAATTCGGGATTTAGTAAATGAGGGCCGATTACAACGTCGCCCACGCTTAGGCACGTTCGTGTGTGATCCTGGTGAAAAGTCAGAATCCCCCCTGCTAGACATTCGAAACATTGCCGAAGAAGTCAGCGATAGAGGGCGAAAGTATGGCAGTAAAGTGCTCAAACAGATTGCCATAAAAGCAGATGACAACATTGCGACAAAACTCGGCGTTATGCTAGGCACGACAGTGTTTTACAGTGAAATTATTCACTATGAAGACCAAACGCCGATTCAATTGGAGCTCCGCTGGGTGAATAGCCAATATGCCCCGAGTTATTTAAATCAAGACTTCACACAAATCACTCCAAATCAATACCTGTCAGATAATTGCCCACTCAGCGCGATAGAACATACTGTAGAGGCAATTGTGCCTGAAAGCCGTATTAAGCAAGACTTAAAAATGCAAGCCAATGAACCTTGCCTTCTCTTGAATCGCAGAACGTGGAGCCAAGATAAGTTAGTCAGTACCGCCCTACTTTATCACCCTGGTAACAAATATAAGCTGAGCTCAAAAGTGCTCATTTAA
- a CDS encoding sporulation protein: MFKKLKASLGIGSAKVDTILDEMSVFQGATLKGHVHIKGGDVEQQIDAITIKLNTEMKVEVDDSVSYQTFTIDQLKAVDPFVIQPNEEKQVPFELKLHDETPITAVSALKNQCHVWVETTLDIDFAIDPRDRDYIEVKPLPVASRVIQAIEQAGFTMVKADVEKGFLRGGSFASRSGIYQELEFRNSGFISSKEIELSFILEGQVMHCLAEIDRSLSLAGDQYRSFTLPINATDAQVAAAVAPTLNL, from the coding sequence ATGTTTAAAAAATTGAAAGCATCACTGGGGATCGGCTCTGCAAAAGTAGATACCATTTTGGACGAAATGAGCGTGTTTCAAGGAGCGACGCTGAAAGGGCATGTTCATATCAAAGGCGGAGATGTCGAACAACAAATTGATGCTATTACGATTAAATTGAACACGGAAATGAAAGTCGAAGTGGATGATAGCGTAAGTTACCAAACCTTCACTATTGATCAATTGAAAGCAGTTGACCCTTTTGTGATTCAACCTAATGAAGAAAAGCAGGTTCCGTTTGAGCTAAAACTGCATGATGAAACACCAATTACTGCGGTTAGCGCACTTAAGAATCAATGTCATGTTTGGGTCGAGACGACGTTAGATATTGATTTTGCAATTGATCCGCGTGACCGTGACTATATTGAAGTGAAACCTTTACCAGTAGCATCTCGGGTTATTCAAGCGATCGAGCAAGCTGGTTTCACTATGGTTAAAGCCGATGTTGAAAAAGGCTTTTTGCGCGGTGGCTCGTTTGCTTCTCGCTCTGGTATTTATCAAGAGCTAGAGTTCCGTAACAGCGGCTTTATCTCATCAAAAGAAATTGAGCTCTCTTTTATTCTGGAAGGGCAGGTCATGCATTGTTTGGCAGAGATTGACCGTTCGCTCAGTTTGGCTGGTGACCAATATCGCTCGTTTACGTTGCCGATCAATGCAACCGATGCTCAAGTCGCAGCCGCAGTGGCACCAACGCTAAATCTATAG
- a CDS encoding DUF3187 family protein: MVYFKSRFMVLLSTSICSLQAFASNDLYGPLRSYAQSPMQVVSHTNILRSGHSLPSGFVEAYGSGTVASVWAHTDEYALDYYHNQIELGSKWQVSNRWQWELNYRWVFAADNHLDGLTKSFHKLFGIGQNGRDKVDRDRFYISMPQYNVLEDDFEGQTLANNLSTYLQYQVFQNEHHGLSIGGSLYFNDVAHGTFQGSSFEQGFQLNYSYLSDAHAFYSMIGMTFRSDDRALLDLPYRHNTIAIAGGYRYALEDNHHLMLEYHWYQGSTEGPTEFADASNELVLGYRYLMENSALEFLAVENARNMDNSTDIAFTIGYRYIFSSR, from the coding sequence ATGGTCTATTTCAAATCGCGCTTTATGGTACTTCTAAGCACCTCGATATGTTCTTTGCAAGCCTTCGCATCAAATGACTTATATGGCCCGCTGCGTTCTTACGCACAATCCCCAATGCAAGTGGTTAGTCACACCAACATACTGCGTTCAGGGCATAGTCTGCCCTCTGGTTTTGTCGAAGCCTATGGTTCGGGAACCGTGGCAAGTGTTTGGGCTCATACTGATGAATACGCACTGGATTATTACCACAATCAAATCGAATTAGGCAGCAAATGGCAAGTCAGCAACCGTTGGCAGTGGGAGCTCAACTATCGATGGGTCTTTGCCGCTGACAACCATTTAGATGGACTGACGAAAAGCTTCCATAAACTTTTCGGTATCGGACAAAATGGGCGGGATAAAGTAGACAGAGATCGTTTTTACATTTCAATGCCGCAATATAATGTGCTTGAAGATGATTTCGAAGGACAAACACTGGCCAATAACCTATCTACTTACTTACAGTATCAAGTGTTCCAAAATGAACATCACGGCCTATCGATTGGCGGCAGTTTGTATTTTAACGATGTGGCTCACGGTACTTTTCAAGGTAGCAGTTTCGAGCAAGGCTTCCAATTAAACTACAGCTACTTAAGTGATGCTCATGCATTTTATTCGATGATTGGCATGACTTTTCGCTCGGATGACCGTGCCTTGCTCGATCTGCCCTATCGACATAATACGATTGCCATTGCGGGTGGGTACCGTTATGCCTTAGAAGATAACCATCACCTGATGTTGGAATATCATTGGTATCAAGGCTCAACAGAAGGGCCCACAGAGTTTGCTGATGCCTCTAATGAACTGGTATTGGGCTATCGATATCTAATGGAAAATTCAGCGCTTGAGTTTTTAGCCGTAGAGAACGCAAGAAACATGGATAACAGTACCGATATCGCTTTCACAATAGGATATCGGTACATATTTTCATCAAGGTGA